The Nicotiana tabacum cultivar K326 chromosome 1, ASM71507v2, whole genome shotgun sequence genome segment CTATGTGATTGTAAGTATCCATTATGTGGCATCTCACACACAGTTTAATGAAATTCACAATCAAACAGATTTCTTATTCCTTCATACTTGTAAAACAGGGATTAGTACTATTATCACTGGCGACACAACTTTATTTGCTGAAACCGAAAGGTTGTGGTGATCGAACAACTCTATGTGGACCGCATTCAACCATGGAGATTAGTCTATTCTACATCTCTGTGTACATGATTGCTCTAGGATATGGAGGCTACCAACCTAACATTGCTACCTTTGGAGCTGATCAGTTCGATGAGCATGATCCAAGAGAGAAACAATCCAAACAGGCCTTCTTCAGCTACTTCTACCTGGCCCTGAACCTTGGTTCACTTTTTTCTAACACCATTTTAGACTACTTTGAGGATGACGGGATGTGGGCTCTTGGTTTTTGGGCATCTGCTGCTTCTGCTTTTGCTGCATTGGTGCTCTTTCTTGGAGGCACCGTGAAGTATAGGCACTTTAGGTCTAGTGGCAACCCTATAACCAGGTTTTCCCAAGTTATAATCGCTGCATCGAACAAGTGGAGAGTAGCGATTCCAGAGAATGAAGATGCATTGTATGAAGGAGATGACGAGAGCTCCAGAACTGCTGGTAGAAAAATGCTCCACACCCAAGGTTTCAAGTGAGTCTAAAAGTACTAATGTCCAATTCAAAAGATAGTTACATAGATGCCTAATTTGTGGCCTGTGTATTTTGTCCATTTAAGATGCTCTTTTATTAAACACAGGTTTTTGGATAAAGCAGCTTTGGTCACATCCAAGGAACTTGGCAATGAGAAGCAGAGCAATCGCAACCCCTGGCGCCTCTGCCCAATTTCACAAGTTGAAGAGGTGAAATGCATCTTGAGATTGATGCCAATTTGGCTATGTACTATAATTTATTCTGTAGTTTTCACACAAATGGCCTCAATCTTCGTCGAGCAAGGTGATGCAATGAAAACTACAATCGGGAAATTCAGGATACCAGCAGCAAGTATGTCTAGCTTTGACATCATGAGTGTAGCAGTTGTAATATTCCTCTACCGCCGAGTCCTTGATCCTTTTGTCAAAAAGATAAAGAAGCACAAGGGCGAGGCTCTAGGGATAACTCAACTTCAACGGATGGGTATTGGACTTATCATAGCTGTGATGGCAATGCTATCAGCAGGAATTGTGGAGTGCTACAGGCTCAAGTATGCTAGTAAAGACCAAGGCTCAAGCTCTCTAACTATCTTATGGCAAATTCCTCAATACTCTCTGGTAGGAGCTTCAGAAGTGTTCATGTACGTTGGCCAACTGGAGTTTTTCAATGAACAAGCACCGGATGGACTCAAAAGCTTCGGTAGTGCACTGTGCATGACATCGAT includes the following:
- the LOC107822891 gene encoding protein NRT1/ PTR FAMILY 7.3-like; this translates as MACLELSKEVKLKGEEEQECTNDGTIDFHGMPAIRGKTGTWKAGIVLLLNQGLATLAFFGVGVNLVLFLTRVMQENNAEAANSVSKWTGTVYIFSLVGAFLSDSYWGRFKSCAIFQVIYVIGLVLLSLATQLYLLKPKGCGDRTTLCGPHSTMEISLFYISVYMIALGYGGYQPNIATFGADQFDEHDPREKQSKQAFFSYFYLALNLGSLFSNTILDYFEDDGMWALGFWASAASAFAALVLFLGGTVKYRHFRSSGNPITRFSQVIIAASNKWRVAIPENEDALYEGDDESSRTAGRKMLHTQGFKFLDKAALVTSKELGNEKQSNRNPWRLCPISQVEEVKCILRLMPIWLCTIIYSVVFTQMASIFVEQGDAMKTTIGKFRIPAASMSSFDIMSVAVVIFLYRRVLDPFVKKIKKHKGEALGITQLQRMGIGLIIAVMAMLSAGIVECYRLKYASKDQGSSSLTILWQIPQYSLVGASEVFMYVGQLEFFNEQAPDGLKSFGSALCMTSISLGNYVSNLLVSVVMKISTTDNMSGWIPGNLNKGHLDRFYFLLAGLTILDLVAYIACAKWYKGIKHGEITQQLKEEDKCKV